From the genome of Nicotiana sylvestris chromosome 2, ASM39365v2, whole genome shotgun sequence, one region includes:
- the LOC138885580 gene encoding spindle pole body component 110-like has product MHDYQIEAGNWREQYESLQIDMEVLEESKRTLEKQLKVLFSELAVEKASSNQAGKDKNLLETLFSEQLSKASEEIRELKALLNEKEIYVGELVQSLTQTQEDLRESSNKVSFLESSLAHLQASYDSALAKNEKLKNEINQWEKDYELLEDKTVIEVSRAILNTRHDTLVEASQEDFNLDAELAKIKKTVEKTQQGQDFHSLIVDTLEHVKDDMGMVNAPTTSSQLEPSASSDTALDPSSAPQ; this is encoded by the coding sequence ATGCACGATTATCAAATTGAAGCGGGCAACTGGAGAGAACAATATGAAAGCCTTCAAATTGATATGGAAGTGTTAGAAGAAAGCAAGCGCACCTTAGAGAAGCAATTGAAGGTTTTATTTTCAGAGTTAGCAGTTGAGAAGGCTTCCTCAAATCAAGCTGGCAAGGATAAAAATCTCCTCGAGACATTGTTTTCTGAGCAACTCTCCAAAGCCAGTGAAGAGATTAGAGAATTAAAGGCTTTGctaaatgaaaaagaaatttacGTCGGTGAACTTGTTCAATCACTTACTCAGACCCAAGAAGATCTCCGTGAGTCTTCTAATAAGGTCAGTTTTTTAGAAAGTTCACTTGCTCATCTACAAGCTTCTTATGATTCGGCCTTGGCTAAGAATGAAAAGCTCAAAAATGAGATTAATCAATGGGAGAAAGATTATGAGCTTCTTGAGGACAAAACTGTCATTGAAGTGAGTAGGGCAATTTTAAACACACGCCACGATACCCTTGTGGAGGCTAGCCAAGAGGATTTCAACTTGGATGCTGAGTTAGCCAAGATAAAGAAGACTGTTGAAAAAACTCAGCAAGGCCAAGACTTTCATTCTCTTATAGTTGATACTCTCGAGCATGTTAAAGATGATATGGGTATGGTGAATGCCCCAACGACTTCAAGCCAACTCGAACCTTCTGCTTCTAGTGACACTGCTTTAGATCCTTCTTCAGCCCCTCAGTGA
- the LOC104228188 gene encoding uncharacterized protein — protein MEACFVTSKPLSEKLFPLLGSRISYSTRRRLFVTSQFHQLKKVGTPLSLTCCQASSSSSPQDEERSFADSDWRSFRARLVAGEKALRSEEPSSVVNPDTVDDIPPPPAVTIGSKWAHTIHEPEKGCLLIATEKLDGVHIFERTVVLLLSMGPIGPTGLILNRPSLMSIKEMRSSVLDMSATFANRPLFFGGPLEEGLFLVSPNEGGEDGLGKSGVFDEVMKNVYYGTKESVGCAAEMVKRDVVGLENFRFFDGYCAWERDQLRDEIKAGYWTVAACSPSVIGLSNVASIGLWEEVLGLMGPKKVW, from the exons ATGGAAGCTTGCTTTGTCACTTCAAAGCCCTTGTCAGAGAAACTCTTCCCTTTGTTAGGATCAAGAATTTCTTATTCTACAAGAAGAAGGTTATTTGTTACTAGTCAGTTTCATCAGCTCAAAAAGGTTGGCACTCCTTTGTCACTGACTT GTTGTCAGGCAAGTTCATCATCCTCACCTCAAGACGAAGAAAGATCTTTTGCTGATTCTGATTGGCGATCATTTCGAGCACGATTGGTGGCCGGAGAAAAAGCTTTACGCTCAGAAGAGCCTTCCTCCGTCGTCAATCCCGACACCGTCGACGATATTCCGCCGCCTCCGGCCGTCACAATTGGTAGCAAATGGGCTCACACCATTCACGAACCAGAGAAAGGTTGCTTGCTCATTGCCACTGAAAAGCTCGATGGTGTCCACATTTTCGAGCGGACCGTAGTTCTCTTATTGTCAATGGGCCCAATAGGCCCAACGGGCTTAATTCTGAACAGGCCATCACTTATGTCAATCAAAGAAATGAGATCTTCGGTATTGGACATGTCCGCGACCTTTGCGAATAGGCCGTTGTTCTTTGGTGGGCCTTTAGAAGAAGGGCTTTTTTTAGTAAGCCCAAATGAAGGAGGAGAAGATGGGCTTGGAAAAAGTGGAGTATTTGATGAAGTAATGAAGAATGTGTATTATGGTACAAAAGAGAGTGTAGGCTGTGCTGCTGAAATGGTAAAAAGGGATGTAGTTGGGCTTGAAAACTTCAGGTTTTTTGATGGGTATTGTGCATGGGAGAGAGATCAATTGCGGGATGAGATTAAAGCTGGTTATTGGACAGTAGCAGCTTGTAGCCCAAGTGTAATTGGGCTGTCTAATGTTGCAAGTATTGGGCTCTGGGAAGAAGTTCTTGGGCTTATGGGCCCCAAGAAAGTTTGGTGA
- the LOC138885579 gene encoding uncharacterized protein, which produces MTWVLDAEIHLDAMGLGDAIKDKDKTSTQDCVKALIFLRHHLNEGLKIEYLTVKDPFVLWNGLKERYDNLKITSKLKLCGDNINDYDMLEKTFTTFHASNMVLQQQYREKGFTKYSQLISLLLVAERNNELLMRNHENRLTRSTPLLKEDEVYSHYTNRGKDRGHIRGRGRGRGHIQGRNFPGVNHPPPKNNFQKWKGKDEKRNAEGSETNCYRCGGKGH; this is translated from the exons ATGACATGGGtattggatgctgaaatccatttagatgcaatgggtcttggagaTGCCATTAAAGATAAAGATAAAACATCTACACAAGATTGTGttaaggccttgattttcttgcgccatcaccttaatgaagggttgaaaattgaatatctcaCAGTGAAAGATCCATTTGTTTTGTGGAATGgtttaaaggaaagatatgacaacttaaa aattacttccaaattgaaactctgtggagataATATCAATgactatgatatgcttgaaaaaacgtttacaacgtttcatgcctccaatatggtcTTACAACAGCAGTACCGAGAGAAAGGCTTCACAAAGTACTCTCAGTTGATTTCTCTTCTACTTGTGGCTGAACGAAACAATGAATTGCTTATGAGAAATCACGAAAATCGACTCACTAGGTCTACACCATTGCTTAAAGAGGATGAGGTGTATTCCCATTATACTAATCGTGGAAAAGATCGTGGCCATAttcgtggtcgtggtcgtggtcgtggccATATCCAAGGAAGAAATTTTCCTGGTGTTAATCATCCTCCACCGAAAAATAACTTCCAAAAATGGAAAGGTAAAGATGAGAAGCGAAACGCAGAGGGTTCAGAAACTAACTGCTATCGTTGCGGTGgaaaagggcattga